A single window of Paraburkholderia youngii DNA harbors:
- a CDS encoding tyrosine-type recombinase/integrase has translation MMPAVESYLAARRAAGFKLSNVEYLLRSFARFAVNRGETHVRAQTAIDWATEAASVAQRDARLKTVCRFARYLSIEDQNHELPPERYIGYRKTRRPPYIYTQIDIERLIDAAMNLGPASALRPHTYAALIALLSATGLRVSEALNLRFADITSDGLVIRRSKFQKSRLVPLHETATEGLQKYLTLRRLAHPGDDHAFVDDDGHPLRYTVVYWTFRKLLKIAGIGVTFNGHSPRLHELERVRNFD, from the coding sequence ATGATGCCCGCCGTGGAGTCCTATCTCGCGGCGCGTCGTGCCGCGGGCTTCAAGCTGTCGAACGTGGAATACCTGCTGCGCAGCTTCGCGCGCTTTGCAGTCAATCGCGGTGAAACGCACGTCCGCGCACAGACTGCGATCGACTGGGCAACTGAGGCTGCGTCGGTGGCCCAGCGTGACGCGCGGCTGAAGACCGTATGCAGGTTCGCCCGGTATCTGTCCATCGAAGATCAGAACCATGAGCTACCGCCGGAACGTTACATTGGCTACCGAAAGACCCGACGGCCTCCGTACATTTACACACAGATTGACATCGAGCGCCTGATCGACGCTGCGATGAATCTCGGGCCTGCCAGCGCACTGCGACCACACACATATGCGGCGTTGATCGCTCTGCTATCCGCCACTGGTCTGCGCGTCTCCGAAGCACTGAATCTACGGTTTGCTGACATTACGTCCGACGGACTCGTCATTCGAAGGAGCAAATTCCAGAAGAGCCGTCTGGTTCCTCTGCACGAGACGGCGACGGAGGGTCTGCAGAAATATCTGACGCTACGGCGACTGGCACACCCGGGCGATGACCATGCGTTTGTTGATGACGACGGTCACCCGCTCAGGTACACGGTTGTTTACTGGACGTTCCGGAAGCTGCTGAAAATCGCCGGCATTGGCGTCACGTTCAACGGTCACAGTCCCCGGTTACATGAGCTAGAGCGTGTTAGGAACTTCGATTGA
- a CDS encoding IS5 family transposase, giving the protein MKTTDRKGYPTDVSDEEWSFAAPYLTLMDVDAPQRKYELRDMFDALRWMARAGAPWRMLPNDFPPWELVYQQTQRWLQAGCFESMVSDLRSVIRVAQGRRGQPSAVILDGRTIQSTCESGPRAGYDGYKRKRGSKVHIAVDTLGQLLAVHVTPANEQERAQVAELARQVQQVTGRTVKVAFADQGYTGKEPAQAAFDEGIDLQVIKLEETKKGFVLLPRRWVVERSFGWLNRFRRLARDYERLPETLAGLHFVVFAMLMLVHAVSVLQSS; this is encoded by the coding sequence ATGAAAACAACCGACCGCAAAGGGTATCCGACTGATGTGTCGGATGAGGAATGGAGTTTCGCGGCGCCGTATCTGACGCTGATGGACGTTGACGCGCCCCAGCGCAAATACGAACTGCGCGACATGTTTGATGCATTGCGCTGGATGGCTCGTGCCGGCGCGCCGTGGAGGATGCTGCCCAATGATTTCCCGCCGTGGGAGTTGGTGTATCAGCAGACTCAACGCTGGTTGCAGGCTGGCTGCTTTGAGAGCATGGTGAGTGACCTGCGCTCGGTGATACGCGTGGCACAGGGCCGTCGGGGACAGCCCAGCGCGGTCATCCTCGATGGCCGCACGATACAGTCGACCTGCGAGAGCGGCCCGCGTGCGGGTTATGACGGTTATAAGCGCAAGCGCGGTAGTAAGGTACATATTGCAGTAGACACGTTGGGACAGTTGCTGGCGGTGCACGTGACCCCAGCCAATGAACAGGAGCGCGCACAGGTAGCGGAGCTTGCGCGGCAGGTCCAGCAGGTAACGGGACGAACGGTCAAGGTGGCATTTGCCGATCAGGGATACACGGGCAAAGAGCCAGCGCAGGCTGCGTTCGACGAGGGCATTGACCTTCAGGTGATCAAACTCGAAGAAACGAAAAAGGGTTTCGTTCTGCTCCCCCGCCGGTGGGTGGTCGAGCGCAGCTTTGGCTGGCTCAACCGTTTCCGGCGTCTCGCACGTGACTATGAACGGCTCCCCGAAACTCTCGCTGGGCTTCATTTCGTCGTCTTCGCAATGCTCATGCTTGTCCACGCCGTGTCAGTACTTCAAAGTTCCTAA
- a CDS encoding tyrosine-type recombinase/integrase produces the protein MIPLAPHVVTFLRETLAHQRGASQHTCDSYACRFQLLFEFAAQRLKASPSSLALEHLDAGMISAFLEYLENVRHNSPETRNVRLAAIRSFFHFLEHREPVMLEQVQRVLGIPYKKTDSRLVPYLLEREIRALLDTPDPTTREGIRDRAMLHLAICGGLRVSELTGLQMTDVALPSMSIRVHGKGRRERTLPLWKVTANALRAWIAVRGTAPVPELFVNARGEAMSRWGFAYVLKHHSEIASEKCPSLLQKRVSPHVLRHTCAMIVLQSTNDIRKVSLWLGHSDLATTEIYTRADPSEKLEALNAIVPPELRRGSFRPSDKVIAMLKARL, from the coding sequence ATGATCCCGCTCGCACCCCACGTCGTAACATTCCTTCGCGAGACCCTCGCACATCAGAGAGGCGCCAGTCAGCATACCTGCGATTCCTATGCCTGCCGCTTCCAACTTCTGTTCGAGTTTGCCGCCCAACGGCTCAAAGCGTCTCCCTCATCACTTGCACTGGAGCACCTCGATGCCGGAATGATCAGTGCGTTCCTGGAATATCTTGAAAATGTACGACACAACTCGCCGGAGACCCGCAATGTACGACTAGCCGCAATCAGGTCCTTCTTCCACTTCCTTGAGCATCGCGAGCCCGTAATGCTCGAGCAGGTACAGCGTGTCCTCGGCATTCCATACAAGAAGACTGATTCCCGCCTGGTACCGTACCTGTTAGAAAGGGAAATCCGGGCTCTCCTCGATACGCCAGACCCGACAACACGTGAGGGAATCCGGGATCGGGCGATGCTGCATCTGGCTATCTGCGGTGGCCTGCGCGTTTCAGAGTTGACGGGGTTACAAATGACGGATGTTGCACTGCCGTCGATGAGTATCCGCGTTCATGGCAAGGGACGGCGTGAGCGTACGCTCCCCCTCTGGAAGGTGACCGCAAATGCGTTGCGTGCATGGATCGCGGTACGGGGAACGGCTCCAGTACCGGAGTTGTTCGTCAACGCCCGGGGTGAAGCGATGAGCCGCTGGGGGTTTGCCTACGTCCTCAAACATCATTCTGAGATAGCGAGCGAGAAGTGCCCTTCATTGTTACAGAAACGTGTTTCGCCGCACGTCTTGAGGCATACGTGCGCAATGATAGTGCTGCAGAGCACGAACGATATCCGAAAAGTGTCTCTCTGGCTCGGACATAGCGATCTGGCTACTACTGAAATCTACACCCGCGCCGACCCTAGCGAGAAGCTTGAAGCACTCAACGCAATCGTTCCTCCGGAACTGCGCAGGGGCTCGTTTAGGCCATCCGACAAGGTCATCGCCATGCTCAAGGCGAGGCTTTAA
- a CDS encoding tyrosine-type recombinase/integrase: MTSSQPTVSPLRQRMIDDMRMRQLSPKTQYAYLRVVREFARFLHRSPDTASAEDLRRYQLHLVDHRTSPVSLNAAITGLKFFFEITLRQPELMARMQPVRVPRVLPVVLSPDEVRRLIAAAGNLKHQTALSVAYGAGLRASEVVALKVGDIDSQRMTLRIEQGKGRKDRYAMLSPVLLERLRVWWRVARAQGKMLDGGWLFPGMDPVNPLTPKQLNRAIHAAAVTAQIDKRVSMHTLRHSFATHLLEQRVDIRVIQVLLVHKKLETTALYAQVATDLLREVTSPLELLPSE; encoded by the coding sequence ATGACCTCCTCCCAACCAACCGTCAGCCCGCTGCGCCAGCGCATGATCGACGATATGCGCATGCGTCAGCTTTCTCCGAAGACCCAGTACGCCTATCTGAGGGTCGTGCGAGAGTTCGCCCGGTTTCTCCACCGCTCTCCCGACACCGCTTCCGCCGAGGACCTGCGACGCTACCAGTTGCACCTGGTCGATCACCGTACCTCTCCGGTTTCTCTCAACGCCGCGATCACCGGGCTGAAGTTCTTCTTCGAGATCACGCTCAGGCAGCCCGAACTGATGGCTCGCATGCAGCCGGTGCGCGTGCCCCGTGTGCTGCCCGTCGTCCTAAGCCCCGATGAGGTCCGCCGGCTCATTGCCGCGGCGGGCAATCTCAAGCACCAGACTGCGCTCTCGGTTGCCTACGGCGCCGGCCTGCGCGCGAGCGAAGTGGTCGCGCTGAAGGTCGGCGACATCGACAGCCAACGCATGACGCTGCGCATCGAGCAGGGTAAGGGCCGCAAGGATCGCTACGCGATGCTCTCGCCCGTGCTGCTCGAACGCCTGCGCGTCTGGTGGCGCGTCGCGCGGGCCCAGGGGAAGATGCTCGATGGTGGCTGGCTGTTTCCGGGCATGGATCCGGTCAACCCACTGACCCCAAAGCAGCTCAACCGCGCAATACACGCCGCTGCCGTGACTGCGCAGATCGACAAGCGCGTGTCCATGCACACGCTGCGTCACAGCTTCGCCACCCATCTTCTGGAACAGAGGGTCGACATCCGCGTCATCCAGGTGCTGCTTGTTCACAAGAAGCTCGAGACGACTGCGCTTTACGCGCAGGTGGCCACCGACCTGCTGCGCGAAGTCACCAGCCCACTGGAGCTCCTGCCCTCCGAATAG